The following proteins are encoded in a genomic region of Dehalococcoidia bacterium:
- a CDS encoding IS5/IS1182 family transposase: protein FSVDGTLIEAAASIKSFRRRDDDDESRGDGGVQTEDFRGEKLSNATHRSTTDPDARLMRKGPGKEAKLVFMAHALMDNRHGLVSDFRLTKANGTAERDAALDMLMRIPGSRRLSVGADRGIRHEGLRC, encoded by the coding sequence ACTTCAGTGTGGATGGGACACTGATAGAGGCTGCTGCCAGCATAAAGAGCTTCAGGCGACGCGATGACGACGATGAGTCCAGGGGAGACGGGGGAGTGCAGACCGAGGACTTTCGGGGGGAGAAGCTGAGTAACGCCACCCACCGTAGCACTACAGATCCCGATGCGAGACTGATGAGGAAGGGTCCGGGCAAGGAGGCGAAGCTGGTCTTCATGGCTCATGCGCTGATGGACAATCGGCATGGACTGGTGAGCGACTTCAGGCTGACCAAGGCGAACGGGACGGCTGAGCGGGACGCGGCATTGGACATGCTTATGAGGATTCCCGGGAGTCGTCGGCTGAGTGTGGGAGCGGACAGGGGGATACGACACGAGGGACTTCGTTGCTGA